The DNA window TATATTCCTTTATTTTTTCCGTTTTCATATCATCAAGATGCATAGAATCTGCAAAAGGGTCTGTATACCACTCCCTGATAATCACCCACCCCTCTTCAGTAGATTTAAGGTCTAATGAATGATAAGTTCCTATTCTAAAAAGATTGCTATTCTCTGTATTATTTTCATAAACATATTTGTACTCAGAACAAACCGTTAAATTTACCGTCACCCGATCTCCTTTATCCTTGACTCGTTTAATCATAGCAATTGGATTTATATCTGTAAATTTGATTCCTTGCTTATCAGACCACTCATGTAAATATTTCATTTTTTTCAATTCATGTTCATAAGCCCATACCCCATATTTTCTTGAACAATCATATAAGTTTTTTAGTGTTTCCATATCCTTATTTAAAGTAGCTTTAGTTCTCTTATTAAAAATCTCTTGTATTTCTTGTGACATTTCTTGTTCTACAAAAACAGTAGATCCTTTGGGAATAAAAAAGAATAAAAGCATGCACAAAACAAAAAGAGCCAAAACTCCTAATACTATAAGCAACCTTCTTTTCTTTAAAGTAATAAATACGAGCATGCTACTCCCTCCTTAAAAGCTATTCATAAGAGTATATGTAAAAAAATAAAAAAGTAGGATACAAATCCATACTTTTTTTATACATCAAAAATTATAAATCTCTTAAATTTTAGATAATACTTCTTTTAGCTTTTGATAATTCATTTTTACACCATTATCCAAATTCATCTTCAATCCATTATTCTCTATCTCCATTAAAGCCTTATGATAATTTATTAACTCTTCTAATTCTTTTTCAACTCGTATCAAATTTCTTCTTAAATTTCTATTTTTTCCTTCTTCATGTAATTGCTTCTTTAATAAAGATCTTTTTTTCATATATTTTTCTAAAAGCTTTTCTATATAATTTTTTCTTATATTAGAAATACTATCTTCGTTAAAACGGTGTATATATAGTAGCCCTTGGAAAGCCTTATGTTTTCCGGATGTAAATAGAAAATAAATGGGTCTTCTTTGATACATCTTTACATGATCTTTGTAAAACTCATTTTGAAAATATTTTTTCATATATGTTATTGAACTTTCTTTTCTTCTACCTAATCCTCTTGTAATAAAATCAAGATTTTCATTAAGTGTATCTTCTCCAAAAGTAACCTTTAAAAATTCTACAAATTTTGATGTAATAGAAGCAGCCCCCTCTATTGGCAAAATATTGTCTTTTACGGGATGAAAAGATTTATATACACTATCATTAAATTTTCCCCCTGCAAAAACAATCCCTTCTTGGTCTAAACTATATCTTCCAAATATACACCCCACCCCATAGGCTATGAAAGCTCTTATACCCTTTTTTCCATCTGCCTTTTTAACAGTAATCTCCCTCGCATCTACATCTGGGGTAATCTGATCTTCAAGACCATATAGCTCAATAAATATTTTGTTTAGCTTTTCCTCATTTTTCTTCATTTTTTCAAATTGCTTTTCTTTGAATACTTTCCAGTTTTCAAAAACTTCTTTAAGGGTAGAAGCTCCTTTCTTATGCTGCAAAAGAGGGTGCTTTTTAAAAGACCATGAAATTTCATTCTCATCCCAATCCATTTTAGCAATATCTATACATTCTTTTGCTAAATCATCTATTTTTTCTTTTATACTTTGCTTTTTAGGGAAAATCACTGGAATGCTCCCTATATTTCCTGGCTGAAAGTTTAATGTTGGATTAATCATCATTAAATACATATAAGTAATTTTAGAGCACAAAAGAGCAATTATGAACAATATGTATTCTTCTTTAGGAAAAAGAGAGGATCCTGCCGTATCAAATATAAAACCTTCCTCTGAAATTCTTACTCCAAATTTTGCACTACTTACAAAGGACCAGGTAATTCCTTTTTTAAAATAATAAGATGTATTGGCAATCCCTATATTTGAATTTCTTGAAGCATTCAACACCCTATTATATGTTCTAATTGCTTCTCCATCATTTTCCCAATTCACAACATAAAAATGATTACCATACCACTTTCTAAAGTCTCCTCCCTTGTTATAAGGAAACCATTTAAATCCACTATCCTTTGCACTTTTTCTGTCTTTCAAATCAAAACCAATGTTGCTTATATCTACTTCATGCCAAAATCTTACAAATTTTTTATTATTACTTGTCTGTAACCCTACCCTAGCATCAGCAATTTTTTTTAAGGGAATACTTTTTTGAAACACATTAACCATAGAAGGTTTTGCCCAATACGCAATGGAGATTCCTGGTATCTTTCTAAAGTTTTTCGTAGCACATCTATAACGATAAGGAGCATTTTTATCTTTTATAGCTTCTAAAGCCTTGATAGGCTGATTTGGGGCTCCTTTAAAAGAAGAAAGTTTGATAAAATCTCCTACACCTCTATTTGAATTATTTCTTAAAACAAATGTACATATGGGTACAGTAGCTTCTTCAAAGCTAGAATATTGAAGTTCTATAAGGCTTACAATATCTTTATGGTCAACTACAATTTCCCGTAGCTTTTCATATCTTTTAATAAACATCCACACAAAAGGAGTCATAAAAGCTAAATAGCCATCCATCTTTACATAATCCATACTTCTCTTCATAAATACAGAAAACAAATCTCCATTATAATCTTTAAAATGTGCATCTACATATTTTTTTAACTGGGCACTCATCATTTTATTCGATAAGTAGGGAGGATTTGCAATGACCATCTCATAAGACTGACTCATAATTTTTGCTTGCCTTACTAACTTTTTTAAAACTTTTTTCAAAGCTTCATCCTTTAAACTTTTAAGTCTTCCTTCCCAAAATGCTTCATCAAAATCCTTTATTTTAATAATAGCACCATATTCTTTCCCATGGTAAAAAGTATTGAATAGACTATCAATCTGATTTTTATCATATCCTATATTTCCTTTAGATATTTTTTCAAGCAGCTCATCCTTTTGATCCATCAAAATATTGCTTTCCTCTATACAGCATATATTCGGAATAATTTTTTCTTGTTTCATTTTACAAAAAAATTTTTCATCTTTTTCTCGCGCCTTCATCATCAATGCAAAAACAGCTAGTTGGCAAGCTTTTTCATCTATCTCTAATCCATATAAATTATGCTTTAAAATTAATTTTGGAATATCTGTATCTTCATAACCTACATGAAGATATATATAATACAATACCTCAAAAGCATATACCAAAATATGCCCTGCACCACAAGCAGGATCTAATACTTTTATATCCTTAGGATCAATCTTTTCATGGGGTAACCCCTTCCCCTTAATGTAAAACGCTAACTTGCTTTCTAATTTTTCATCATGCATATGCTCAATCCAATATTTCCCCAGTGTATTTTGTACCATATACTTTACAATCCATTTCGGTGTAAATAACTGGGTTGCAGGAGCAATTTGCTCTTTTTGAATTCTACTGTTATTGATCCTTACAACTTCCTTATGTTTCTCCCACATAAAATATTGATACAGCCACCCTACAATTTCAACTTCTTTCCAATCCTCTTTTGAGATAATTTCAAAATCTAAAAGTTCTTCTAACAACACATTTCCTATTAAATCTGGAAATAAATTTTTAAAATTATCTGAAATAGGATTAAAAATAAATGGTAGCATTTCATTTAATTTACTACATGTATCAATGATCTTATCTTTAAAATCATCCTTATTTTTATATTGATCCATGTTACTAAATACCTGTAAATCTTCTGATAAATATTCTTTTATTTCCATATATCTTAGAATCGTCAACCAAGAAAAACATTGATAACTTACTTCTTCTATAGTTGTTTCTCTAACCCCTATTTTTAAAGCTTTTTCTTTAATTTTTTCTATCAATACTTTTCGTGCTCTCATAGCAAAATTTTTAATGCTTTTTTTATCCATTCTTATCCCCCTGTAAATTTTTCACTATTTTTACTATTTCTACAATATAGTTCTACTTCCTTTATGGATAATGAATTATTTTATCTAAAAAAAGTTCCTGCTATTCTCAGCAGAAACTTTTATTCAAACAATTGAATTCCTAACACTTTATAAAATTCCATATCTACATTATGGGTAAGCTTTAATCCATGATCCTTTCGAAATTTGATCACATATCTTTTCATTCCCTCTCCGTAAATACCATCTACCCATAGTGGATAATATCCTCTTTTCTTCATATATCTTTGCACTTCATAAACATCTGACCCTCTAAAACCTGGCTCTATTACCCGAAATCCATTGCCAAAGGGACCAAAGGTTCCTCCTTGTATAGTTATAGGCGTCCCTACCTTTACTCTTTTATACAAATCTTCTATATCTTTATTGTTCATTCTTATACATCCATGAGAAGACGCCCATCCAATAGAGTTAGGTTTGTTAGTGCCGTGTATTCCGTATTTACCCCAGGGTACATTTAATCCCATAAACCGTGTACCAAAACCTTCTCCCCATCTGCCTTTTCTAATAATTTTCCAACTCCCAATGGGTGATGGAGTACTTGGCTTTCCACTAGCAATCCTATATTTTTTTAAAATTTCCTTACGTTCTAAATCAATGAGCTCTAATCTTTTTTCATTGATGTCTATAAGAATCCATAGATTTTCATAGTTTGGATTTTCTTTAATCTTTTTTTCTTCCCAACCTACATACTCGTTCCCTATATGTATTTTGGCAGATGCATTTAATTTCACCTTGTTTCCTGTGTATTTAAAAAAACTTCCTGTATAAAGTAGCATGCTTACAAAGATACTGCACACGATTGTCCATAATAATCTTTTTCTCAATATTCCCCCTCCCTCCTGCATAATTCATTATATGCAGGAAAAAGGATTGTCTATTCCTCTCCAAATAACTACCCGCATGATTTAGTTCTTGTTTTCAAATAATTAAGTAATCCATAATAAAATCCCCTATAATAGATAGTTATATTATTTTAATTGTCTACCATAAGGGGAGCATATCCAGTTTCAAAGACTTTTTGTTTGTATAAATATCAAAATCGAGCACATAATGATCTACCTTGCACCACCACAAACCCCTTTTGTGATACTTCTGACTTAAATCTATATATAATCATAGTCATAATATCCAAATAATGTTAAAATAAAAAAAGCTGGTTTTATACGTTTATCTACTAGTTAGTACGTATTAAGTCATTTTTAAAATTGGAGAGAGTAGTCATGAAAAAGAACTTTATTACAAGTATAATATGTATTTTGATGGTTTCTGTTTTTATGGTAGGTTGTGCACACCAGGAAGTTATAGAGCTGAAAATAGGAGATTATGTACAATTTGGGAAATACAACGATACCCCAATACTTTGGAGAGTAATCAACATAGATACAGATGGGAACCCCCTACTTTTTTCAGATAGAATCATATCTTTAAAGGCATTTGATGCAGCTGGTAATTATCATAGTAATGACTGTAGAATAGGTTGTGGGAGTAACTATTGGAAAAATTCAAATATTAGACAATGGTTAAATAGTGATAAAAAAGCAAATACAATAAATTGGATACAAAACCCACCAACCAAAGAAAATATGTTTACAGGATATAGCCCTTATGCAGATGAAAAAGGATTTTTGGCAGATGGAAACTTTACAGAAAATGAAAGGAATAGCATAAATCCAATTATGCATAAGTCTTTACTAGATAATATAGATAAAGATAAAAAGGACGGTGGAGAAAGTATACTTACTTTAGCTTCTGATATAGAAGAAATAGTACAAAATTATGATAATGCATATTATGAAATGGTTGAAGATAAGGTATTCTTATTATCTTTAAAGGAATTACATGACTATGTATGGGAAAATAAAAATATATTGAGAAAAGAATATTATATTGGAAAACCAACTAAAGAAGCAGTTGATCATTCTCCAGAAAAAAATATAAATTTGGATTGTACGCATAACTGGAGTAATTGGTTACGTACTCCTGCTATGACTCCTAGTGGTCCTTCTTTTGTACGTATGGTCAAAAGTAATGGTTCTATTTTTGACTATTTTGCATGTTTTGGTGGTCGTGG is part of the Crassaminicella profunda genome and encodes:
- a CDS encoding L,D-transpeptidase family protein codes for the protein MRKRLLWTIVCSIFVSMLLYTGSFFKYTGNKVKLNASAKIHIGNEYVGWEEKKIKENPNYENLWILIDINEKRLELIDLERKEILKKYRIASGKPSTPSPIGSWKIIRKGRWGEGFGTRFMGLNVPWGKYGIHGTNKPNSIGWASSHGCIRMNNKDIEDLYKRVKVGTPITIQGGTFGPFGNGFRVIEPGFRGSDVYEVQRYMKKRGYYPLWVDGIYGEGMKRYVIKFRKDHGLKLTHNVDMEFYKVLGIQLFE
- the pglX gene encoding BREX-1 system adenine-specific DNA-methyltransferase PglX, with product MDKKSIKNFAMRARKVLIEKIKEKALKIGVRETTIEEVSYQCFSWLTILRYMEIKEYLSEDLQVFSNMDQYKNKDDFKDKIIDTCSKLNEMLPFIFNPISDNFKNLFPDLIGNVLLEELLDFEIISKEDWKEVEIVGWLYQYFMWEKHKEVVRINNSRIQKEQIAPATQLFTPKWIVKYMVQNTLGKYWIEHMHDEKLESKLAFYIKGKGLPHEKIDPKDIKVLDPACGAGHILVYAFEVLYYIYLHVGYEDTDIPKLILKHNLYGLEIDEKACQLAVFALMMKAREKDEKFFCKMKQEKIIPNICCIEESNILMDQKDELLEKISKGNIGYDKNQIDSLFNTFYHGKEYGAIIKIKDFDEAFWEGRLKSLKDEALKKVLKKLVRQAKIMSQSYEMVIANPPYLSNKMMSAQLKKYVDAHFKDYNGDLFSVFMKRSMDYVKMDGYLAFMTPFVWMFIKRYEKLREIVVDHKDIVSLIELQYSSFEEATVPICTFVLRNNSNRGVGDFIKLSSFKGAPNQPIKALEAIKDKNAPYRYRCATKNFRKIPGISIAYWAKPSMVNVFQKSIPLKKIADARVGLQTSNNKKFVRFWHEVDISNIGFDLKDRKSAKDSGFKWFPYNKGGDFRKWYGNHFYVVNWENDGEAIRTYNRVLNASRNSNIGIANTSYYFKKGITWSFVSSAKFGVRISEEGFIFDTAGSSLFPKEEYILFIIALLCSKITYMYLMMINPTLNFQPGNIGSIPVIFPKKQSIKEKIDDLAKECIDIAKMDWDENEISWSFKKHPLLQHKKGASTLKEVFENWKVFKEKQFEKMKKNEEKLNKIFIELYGLEDQITPDVDAREITVKKADGKKGIRAFIAYGVGCIFGRYSLDQEGIVFAGGKFNDSVYKSFHPVKDNILPIEGAASITSKFVEFLKVTFGEDTLNENLDFITRGLGRRKESSITYMKKYFQNEFYKDHVKMYQRRPIYFLFTSGKHKAFQGLLYIHRFNEDSISNIRKNYIEKLLEKYMKKRSLLKKQLHEEGKNRNLRRNLIRVEKELEELINYHKALMEIENNGLKMNLDNGVKMNYQKLKEVLSKI
- a CDS encoding amidase domain-containing protein; the protein is MLVFITLKKRRLLIVLGVLALFVLCMLLFFFIPKGSTVFVEQEMSQEIQEIFNKRTKATLNKDMETLKNLYDCSRKYGVWAYEHELKKMKYLHEWSDKQGIKFTDINPIAMIKRVKDKGDRVTVNLTVCSEYKYVYENNTENSNLFRIGTYHSLDLKSTEEGWVIIREWYTDPFADSMHLDDMKTEKIKEYILSQNVRDFSNMIERRKNALIYADKYCGGAGDKYYSYNKKYRNYNPLGGDCANFASQILHEGGNFRKNYSWNYGKGATKAWINAHGFKDYMLYSGRASKVAYGSYEKVYKAAYKLQPGDFVAYEKKGKVTHISVITGADSKGYPLVNSHNTDRYRVPWDLGWNDKGIKFWLVHVHF
- a CDS encoding DUF6273 domain-containing protein, with product MKKNFITSIICILMVSVFMVGCAHQEVIELKIGDYVQFGKYNDTPILWRVINIDTDGNPLLFSDRIISLKAFDAAGNYHSNDCRIGCGSNYWKNSNIRQWLNSDKKANTINWIQNPPTKENMFTGYSPYADEKGFLADGNFTENERNSINPIMHKSLLDNIDKDKKDGGESILTLASDIEEIVQNYDNAYYEMVEDKVFLLSLKELHDYVWENKNILRKEYYIGKPTKEAVDHSPEKNINLDCTHNWSNWLRTPAMTPSGPSFVRMVKSNGSIFDYFACFGGRGGVRPALFLNSSSIIFKSGSGVESDPYIVEGVPHNKKNNNFLIVNV